A single region of the Nitrosomonas sp. Is79A3 genome encodes:
- a CDS encoding GGDEF domain-containing protein, translating into MQEAIKQKQKRMLRLVKSTDAIKSEQKPMIDSEDYYKQVERYAEQIRNTRNADEIISILDIVLSETRGLRFSDEVFTAQEQVKRAEQKIESLKSELEQLRGLVQTDQMTGAFNRRGLDDIFKREAARADRNAQSLGVVLIDLDNFKQINDNFGHQYGDSVLINFVNVAKETLRPSDIVARFGGEEFVILLPDVEMEDALTIISRLQNNLGKIFSVQVDKQSIPVTFSAGVALRSFGEHQNSVISRADKALYQAKRTGKNQAIPALI; encoded by the coding sequence ATGCAAGAAGCTATTAAACAAAAACAGAAAAGAATGCTGAGATTGGTTAAATCGACAGATGCTATTAAAAGTGAGCAGAAACCCATGATTGATTCTGAGGACTATTATAAGCAAGTAGAACGTTACGCTGAACAGATTCGCAATACAAGAAATGCTGATGAAATCATTAGTATTCTAGATATTGTGTTGTCTGAAACTAGAGGTCTGAGATTTAGTGATGAAGTTTTTACTGCGCAGGAACAAGTAAAACGCGCGGAACAAAAGATTGAATCATTGAAAAGTGAATTGGAACAACTGAGAGGGCTCGTACAAACTGACCAAATGACAGGCGCCTTCAATCGCCGTGGGTTAGATGATATTTTCAAACGTGAAGCGGCCCGTGCCGACAGGAATGCACAGTCTTTAGGGGTGGTTTTGATTGATTTGGATAACTTCAAGCAGATTAATGATAACTTTGGCCATCAGTACGGAGATAGTGTGCTGATCAATTTCGTCAATGTAGCCAAAGAAACATTACGTCCTTCCGATATTGTGGCGCGGTTTGGCGGGGAAGAATTTGTAATATTATTGCCTGATGTCGAGATGGAAGACGCCTTAACTATTATTTCCAGGCTACAGAATAATCTGGGAAAAATTTTCTCAGTTCAAGTGGATAAACAATCTATACCAGTAACATTTAGTGCAGGTGTAGCATTACGTTCATTTGGCGAACATCAGAATTCAGTCATAAGTCGTGCCGACAAAGCGCTTTATCAGGCGAAGCGTACCGGGAAGAACCAGGCAATACCTGCATTAATTTAA
- a CDS encoding diguanylate cyclase — MKPLKDSNPTIIARETLRQLASLRIPPTPDNYHKLYDQISGNSGDDVNSAAVTSTNQQRIVDNPTIESAVTWGDTIEALLKQLEKKQGALTTAKKRDGVNRVLAKYSKDSNQLHNKLKALVDSWGALAAATQDSNEDGQVQNPSLQVPQVDQDTQGSQLKHAVTEQTPTAGYFADQLLELLAHLLEQVVAKQIGDVILVEEARTLAHQVRKIQDKPEMEQFIAGFQQFCGKFDAYGESGLKLQQGLLKLLNMLMDSTGELLSEDQWIGVQISKLRETISRPLDHQVIAQAEHYLEEITQRQEIIGRSLSEAKVTLKQMVTSLITNIEELTDTTGEYQNKLEQYSEKISNTDDIKELNQLLVLIMEETSLMQKSTLNYRNDFLAARAEVSLAQNKINQLETELHEMGEKVHEDHLTGILNRRGLDNAFDRETSRSMRHQVPLCFALLDIDNFKLLNDTHGHQVGDDALVYLVESVKETTRPEDIVSRYGGEEFVILLPNTNLEEAVHILSRIRRNLTKKFFLHENKRLLITFSAGVAQLQPGESQESIFKRADEALYRAKRGGKNQILTSV, encoded by the coding sequence ATGAAGCCGCTTAAAGATTCGAATCCAACCATTATTGCCCGTGAAACATTGCGGCAGCTTGCATCGCTCAGAATTCCTCCAACACCAGATAATTATCACAAACTGTATGACCAGATTTCAGGTAATTCCGGAGATGATGTGAATTCCGCGGCGGTAACATCAACAAATCAGCAAAGAATTGTTGATAATCCAACAATAGAATCCGCTGTGACCTGGGGAGATACGATAGAAGCACTGTTGAAGCAACTGGAAAAGAAGCAAGGAGCGCTGACCACTGCAAAGAAACGGGATGGCGTCAATCGAGTTCTTGCCAAATACTCGAAAGATTCAAACCAACTGCATAACAAACTCAAGGCGCTGGTAGATTCATGGGGAGCATTGGCTGCCGCAACCCAAGACTCAAATGAAGATGGGCAAGTGCAAAATCCCTCATTGCAAGTGCCGCAGGTTGATCAGGACACACAAGGCTCCCAATTAAAGCATGCTGTTACAGAACAGACTCCGACCGCCGGATATTTTGCTGATCAGCTATTGGAATTGCTGGCACACTTGCTTGAACAGGTTGTTGCTAAACAGATTGGTGACGTAATTTTGGTTGAAGAAGCCAGAACGTTAGCGCATCAAGTGCGCAAAATTCAAGATAAGCCAGAAATGGAACAATTCATAGCGGGTTTTCAACAATTTTGCGGTAAGTTTGATGCATATGGTGAGAGTGGTCTCAAGTTGCAGCAAGGCTTACTCAAATTGCTCAATATGCTCATGGATAGCACGGGAGAATTACTCTCAGAAGATCAATGGATTGGTGTTCAGATAAGTAAATTGCGTGAAACAATCTCCAGGCCACTGGATCATCAGGTGATAGCACAAGCTGAGCATTATCTAGAAGAAATAACGCAAAGACAAGAAATAATCGGACGTAGTTTAAGTGAAGCCAAGGTGACCCTGAAGCAGATGGTAACTTCCTTAATCACTAATATTGAAGAACTTACCGATACGACGGGTGAATATCAGAATAAGCTTGAGCAATATTCTGAAAAAATCAGTAATACTGATGATATAAAAGAACTTAATCAGCTGCTTGTGCTGATTATGGAAGAAACCAGTCTGATGCAAAAAAGCACATTAAATTACCGCAATGATTTTTTGGCTGCTCGAGCAGAAGTTAGTTTGGCGCAGAATAAAATCAATCAGCTCGAAACCGAGTTACATGAAATGGGTGAGAAAGTGCATGAAGATCACCTGACAGGAATATTAAATCGGCGTGGTTTAGATAATGCTTTTGACCGCGAAACCTCGCGTTCAATGCGCCATCAGGTTCCTTTATGTTTTGCACTGCTGGATATTGATAATTTCAAACTGCTTAATGATACGCATGGCCATCAAGTGGGTGACGATGCACTAGTGTACTTGGTTGAGTCAGTCAAGGAGACAACGCGCCCTGAAGATATTGTGTCACGATATGGTGGTGAAGAGTTTGTAATTCTATTGCCAAACACAAATCTTGAAGAAGCTGTACATATCTTATCCAGGATCCGGCGTAATTTAACCAAGAAGTTTTTTTTGCATGAAAATAAACGTTTGTTAATCACTTTTAGTGCGGGTGTTGCTCAGCTCCAGCCGGGAGAATCACAAGAAAGTATTTTCAAACGCGCCGATGAAGCATTGTATCGTGCAAAAAGAGGCGGTAAGAATCAGATACTCACATCTGTGTAA
- a CDS encoding flagellin, producing MPQIINSNVASLNAQRNLNTSQNSLNTSLTRLSSGLRINSAKDDAAGLAISERMTSQIRGLNQAVRNANDGISLSQTAEGALGEIGNNLQRIRELAVQSANASNSASDRASLQAEASQLSAEVTRVASQTQFNGLNLLDGSFLNQSFQVGANANQTINIASIGDARSTALGSHTLTTNGTAMGTATASAAALAANGVAVEAGLTLANNKGTTGNISYAAGDDAKAIAAAINTAASSIGITATASNSATLGNLSAAGTVAMTLNGSTVSTTITDTADLSGLASAINGLQSSTGVTASFASTTDKSVITLSTTDGRDIVLSDFTNGVTTADVTAGATTRTLTSGGNDSTTVTGTVELSSSAGQITAAGSNATEFGATTSSFNSVATLDLSTSANAQIALKTLDAALNAISSSRGDLGAIQNRFSSTISNLQTTSENLSASRSRIQDADFAAESANLTRGQILQQAGVAILAQANSLPNNVLSLLR from the coding sequence ATGCCACAAATTATAAACTCTAATGTAGCCTCATTAAATGCACAACGTAACTTAAATACATCGCAAAACTCATTAAATACATCTTTAACACGTTTATCATCCGGCTTGCGTATTAATAGCGCTAAAGACGACGCTGCAGGTCTAGCGATTTCAGAAAGGATGACCTCACAAATCCGCGGCTTAAACCAAGCTGTCCGTAACGCGAATGACGGTATTTCACTGTCACAAACCGCTGAAGGTGCGTTGGGTGAAATCGGCAACAATTTACAGCGTATTCGTGAACTGGCTGTTCAGTCTGCCAATGCATCTAACAGCGCCAGTGACCGTGCTTCACTACAAGCCGAAGCTTCACAATTGAGTGCCGAAGTTACGCGGGTTGCCAGCCAAACCCAGTTTAACGGCTTGAACTTGCTGGACGGCTCTTTCCTGAATCAGAGCTTCCAAGTCGGTGCCAATGCTAACCAAACCATCAACATTGCATCAATTGGCGATGCTCGCTCTACTGCATTAGGTAGTCACACACTCACCACCAATGGAACAGCAATGGGCACAGCAACGGCTTCTGCCGCTGCTCTTGCTGCCAATGGCGTTGCTGTTGAAGCCGGCTTAACACTTGCCAATAATAAAGGAACAACCGGTAACATTAGTTATGCAGCAGGCGATGATGCCAAAGCCATTGCTGCAGCCATTAATACGGCTGCTTCCAGTATCGGCATCACTGCAACCGCATCTAACAGTGCCACGCTCGGCAATTTATCAGCCGCCGGTACTGTTGCTATGACATTAAACGGCAGCACAGTTTCTACCACTATCACTGATACTGCTGACTTAAGCGGCTTGGCATCAGCCATTAATGGATTACAATCTTCAACCGGCGTTACTGCCTCGTTCGCATCTACGACCGACAAGTCAGTAATAACGCTGTCAACAACAGATGGCAGAGATATCGTACTTTCAGATTTCACTAATGGCGTAACAACAGCTGATGTCACTGCAGGAGCGACCACAAGAACGCTAACCAGCGGTGGTAATGACTCAACGACAGTAACGGGTACCGTCGAACTTTCAAGCTCTGCTGGCCAAATTACTGCAGCTGGTTCAAATGCCACGGAATTTGGCGCTACTACCAGCTCATTCAATTCAGTCGCTACGTTGGATTTATCCACATCAGCTAATGCACAAATTGCATTGAAGACGCTGGATGCTGCTTTAAATGCCATCAGCAGCTCTCGCGGTGATCTGGGTGCAATTCAGAACCGTTTCAGTTCAACCATCTCGAATTTGCAAACCACCTCTGAGAATCTATCCGCCTCCCGTAGCCGGATTCAGGATGCTGACTTCGCTGCTGAATCAGCCAACCTGACACGTGGACAGATCCTGCAACAAGCTGGTGTAGCGATTCTTGCACAAGCAAATTCATTACCCAATAATGTTCTCTCACTGTTACGTTAA
- a CDS encoding response regulator transcription factor has product MISVMIADDHAIVRQGLKQILSETDDIKVTGEAETGFQAVKIARQQDFDVMLLDISLPDRNGIEILKQVKKDKPNLAVLMLSMHNEHEFAIRALKAGASGYLNKQSAPAQLVVAIRQVAMGDKYVSPVVAQELANIINSDLDKPLYATLSDREYQTLCFIAAGKTLSEISAEMFLSPKTVSVYRARLLEKLKLTNNSELIRYAIKNKLVD; this is encoded by the coding sequence ATGATAAGTGTGATGATTGCTGATGATCATGCAATTGTTCGCCAAGGTTTGAAACAGATACTTAGCGAAACGGATGATATTAAAGTAACCGGTGAAGCAGAGACGGGGTTTCAAGCAGTAAAAATTGCACGGCAGCAAGATTTTGATGTCATGTTATTGGATATTTCTTTACCGGATAGGAATGGTATCGAGATATTGAAGCAGGTAAAGAAAGATAAACCCAATCTTGCAGTGCTCATGCTAAGCATGCACAATGAACACGAATTTGCAATTCGTGCATTAAAGGCGGGAGCATCCGGATATCTCAATAAACAAAGTGCACCGGCGCAGCTTGTAGTGGCAATACGTCAGGTTGCAATGGGCGATAAGTATGTGAGTCCGGTTGTTGCACAGGAACTTGCCAACATTATTAATTCTGATTTAGACAAGCCGCTTTATGCCACTTTATCCGATCGGGAATATCAGACTCTATGCTTTATTGCCGCAGGTAAAACATTATCGGAAATATCAGCCGAAATGTTTTTAAGCCCAAAAACAGTCAGTGTTTATCGTGCGCGCTTGCTGGAGAAACTCAAGTTGACGAATAATTCAGAATTAATTCGTTATGCTATAAAGAATAAATTGGTCGACTAA
- a CDS encoding response regulator, with amino-acid sequence MAKTILAVDDSASIRQMVTFTLKGAGYEVIEAVDGQDALDKANIHKVNLVLTDINMPRMDGLKLLELLRKLTHYKTVPILMLTTESGDEIKAKGRAAGATGWLVKPFDPKRLLEVIGKVIG; translated from the coding sequence ATGGCTAAAACAATACTTGCAGTAGATGATTCTGCATCAATCCGGCAAATGGTTACTTTTACGCTTAAAGGTGCGGGCTATGAAGTCATTGAAGCAGTTGATGGTCAAGATGCATTGGACAAAGCGAATATTCATAAGGTCAATCTGGTATTAACCGATATTAATATGCCACGTATGGACGGACTGAAACTGCTTGAATTGTTGCGCAAATTGACGCACTACAAAACTGTTCCTATCTTGATGCTGACTACAGAATCAGGAGATGAGATAAAAGCAAAAGGTAGGGCGGCAGGAGCAACAGGCTGGCTGGTAAAACCGTTTGATCCCAAGCGATTACTGGAAGTAATCGGTAAGGTTATTGGCTAG
- a CDS encoding HDOD domain-containing protein gives MEGFFLGRQPILDRNQNLVAFELLFRQEETDESANVINDLSASANVIINAYCQLGIQNVLGKQRGFINADPDLVMSDIISLLPAKHVVLEIKEIALITEEFMQRCNELKKKGYQFALDNVVAMNTKVEQLLPLVSVVKVDILALEKKELAELVTELNRWPVLLLALKVENREQETYCMQLGFQMFQGYYFARPEVLAVKRADPGKLSLLKLLTLVMGDSDIEEIEKEFKHQPGLSYNLMRMVNSVASGVPQKINSIKHAIMILGRKQLQRWIQLLLYTANQSDDSMSNALMQTAAARGKLMELVATTERPHDKNHQERAFMVGILSLLDVLLGIEMQQIVEKLGIPEDMSQALLAREGRLGHELKLIEANEKGEVNTVQSIITELGFLSLSELADIEIQAIGWANRIGEAVN, from the coding sequence ATGGAAGGTTTTTTTCTTGGGCGGCAGCCAATTCTAGACCGTAATCAGAACCTAGTAGCGTTTGAATTACTTTTTAGACAAGAAGAGACTGATGAATCGGCAAATGTCATTAACGATTTATCTGCATCAGCTAATGTCATTATCAATGCATATTGTCAATTGGGTATCCAAAATGTGTTAGGTAAGCAGCGCGGTTTTATCAATGCAGACCCTGATCTGGTTATGAGTGACATTATTAGTTTATTGCCCGCCAAGCATGTCGTGCTGGAAATAAAAGAGATAGCGCTTATTACGGAAGAATTTATGCAGCGTTGTAACGAATTAAAGAAAAAAGGCTATCAATTTGCGCTTGATAATGTCGTTGCAATGAACACTAAAGTTGAACAATTGCTGCCTTTGGTCAGTGTAGTGAAAGTAGATATTCTTGCGCTTGAAAAGAAGGAACTCGCGGAACTTGTAACTGAATTAAATCGCTGGCCGGTTCTGCTTCTGGCATTGAAAGTAGAAAACCGTGAACAGGAAACATACTGCATGCAGTTGGGTTTTCAGATGTTCCAGGGATACTATTTTGCACGGCCAGAGGTATTGGCCGTTAAACGTGCTGATCCAGGAAAATTGTCATTATTGAAGCTATTGACATTAGTCATGGGTGATAGTGATATTGAGGAAATTGAAAAGGAATTTAAACACCAGCCCGGATTAAGTTATAACTTGATGCGTATGGTGAACTCAGTTGCCAGTGGAGTGCCTCAGAAAATCAACTCCATCAAGCATGCAATCATGATACTGGGGCGTAAGCAATTGCAGAGATGGATACAATTATTACTTTATACCGCTAATCAGTCGGACGATAGTATGTCAAATGCCTTAATGCAAACAGCGGCAGCGCGGGGTAAGTTAATGGAGTTAGTTGCAACAACAGAACGCCCGCATGACAAAAATCACCAGGAAAGAGCATTTATGGTAGGAATTTTATCCCTGCTGGATGTGTTGCTTGGCATTGAAATGCAGCAAATAGTTGAGAAACTTGGAATTCCAGAAGACATGAGCCAAGCATTATTAGCCCGGGAGGGGCGTTTGGGTCACGAATTGAAATTAATTGAAGCGAATGAGAAGGGTGAGGTTAATACAGTTCAATCCATAATAACTGAACTGGGTTTTTTGAGTCTGAGCGAGTTGGCTGACATTGAAATACAAGCAATTGGTTGGGCTAACCGAATCGGTGAAGCTGTTAATTAA
- the fliD gene encoding flagellar filament capping protein FliD, which yields MLASPGIGSGLDVNGIVKQLMAVESQPLTALDNKEAKQQTRLTAFGTLKGALSSFQSSLSALSDPAKFTGVTANFADATLASVSATSSAVVGSHSVEIQTLAQSHKLKSANYATTSTAIGSGTLTIQFGTYNGGTFTLNPDKAAQSITISSDNSSLTGIRDTINQANAGVSASIVNDGTGNRLVIASNDTGLSNALKITTTDADTNNTDNAGLSQLAYNASTGGTTNLTQTAAASNATLVIDGISISKASNTITDAIEGVTFNLLKANAGTTTTLNLSRDTASVQSTVSSFVKAFNDLNKTIVDLSKYDATTKQASILTGDSTVRTIQTQLRNVMSNPLTTAGGGLSILSEVGITFQTDGTLKFDSAKLTSVMSDPTKDVSTLFASVGKTSDSLVSFVSAKNDTVNGEYSLNISRIATQGTAVGSSAAALTINTGVNDKLDLTIDGVSASVTLAAGTYTATSLAGEIQSRINGVSEISSAGIKVTLSESAGKLTITSNRYGSASTVSITGGNGKLDLFGTPVETSGVDVAGTINGITATGSGQTLTGAADSSGLVIKITGGGTGARGTIDFAHGFAKKLDKLVDDMLNGHLIDSRIDGINASIKDIDAQRDTLNQRLADTEKRIRAQYTALDTTIASMTQTSNFLQQQLSNLPSTSS from the coding sequence ATGCTTGCATCCCCAGGAATTGGATCCGGTTTAGATGTCAACGGTATTGTCAAACAGCTAATGGCTGTAGAGAGTCAGCCTCTTACGGCTCTTGATAACAAAGAAGCTAAACAGCAGACTCGACTAACCGCCTTTGGTACGCTAAAAGGAGCATTATCCTCATTCCAAAGCAGTCTTTCCGCATTATCCGATCCGGCAAAATTTACCGGCGTAACGGCTAACTTTGCTGATGCTACATTGGCCAGTGTAAGTGCAACCTCGTCTGCAGTAGTAGGAAGTCATTCCGTAGAGATCCAAACACTTGCACAGTCGCATAAATTAAAATCTGCCAACTATGCAACCACAAGTACTGCAATTGGCAGCGGTACTTTAACTATACAATTTGGCACTTACAATGGTGGTACATTTACGCTCAATCCAGATAAAGCTGCACAATCAATTACTATTTCCTCCGATAATTCATCATTGACAGGAATCCGGGACACAATTAATCAAGCTAACGCAGGTGTAAGTGCCAGTATCGTAAATGATGGCACTGGCAATCGTTTAGTAATTGCTTCAAATGATACCGGTTTAAGCAATGCCTTAAAAATAACAACAACCGATGCTGATACAAATAATACTGATAATGCAGGATTATCTCAGCTTGCCTATAACGCATCGACGGGTGGCACGACTAACCTTACTCAAACTGCAGCAGCTAGTAATGCCACATTGGTAATCGATGGCATCTCAATTAGCAAAGCATCCAACACAATTACAGATGCCATTGAAGGTGTCACTTTTAACTTACTGAAGGCAAATGCTGGTACAACAACCACCTTAAATTTGTCTCGAGACACAGCCAGTGTTCAAAGTACAGTATCATCATTTGTTAAAGCTTTTAATGATCTGAACAAAACCATCGTTGATCTCTCAAAATATGATGCCACTACCAAGCAAGCATCTATTCTAACAGGAGATTCAACAGTTCGAACAATCCAGACACAACTACGTAATGTAATGTCTAATCCGCTGACCACAGCAGGTGGCGGCTTAAGCATACTCTCAGAAGTCGGCATTACTTTTCAAACGGATGGAACACTTAAGTTTGATTCGGCCAAATTAACTAGTGTGATGAGCGATCCAACCAAAGATGTTTCAACCCTATTTGCCTCAGTTGGAAAAACCAGCGATAGTCTGGTGTCATTTGTCAGCGCCAAGAACGATACAGTAAATGGTGAATACTCGCTAAATATCAGTCGAATTGCAACACAAGGTACCGCAGTAGGTAGCAGTGCTGCCGCATTAACCATCAACACGGGGGTCAATGACAAGTTAGATCTCACCATTGATGGTGTAAGCGCTAGTGTAACTCTCGCAGCAGGCACTTATACGGCAACTTCATTAGCAGGTGAAATTCAATCAAGAATCAATGGTGTCTCGGAAATTTCCTCAGCCGGAATCAAAGTCACACTCAGCGAATCTGCTGGCAAATTAACCATTACTTCCAATCGATATGGCTCAGCATCGACCGTATCAATTACAGGCGGAAATGGCAAACTGGATTTATTCGGCACACCTGTCGAAACAAGTGGCGTAGATGTAGCAGGTACGATCAACGGCATCACTGCAACAGGCTCCGGCCAGACCCTAACAGGCGCCGCTGATAGCAGCGGATTAGTTATCAAAATAACCGGGGGCGGGACAGGCGCCAGAGGAACCATAGATTTTGCTCACGGTTTTGCTAAAAAATTAGACAAGTTAGTTGATGACATGCTAAACGGACATCTTATTGATAGTCGCATTGATGGTATTAATGCATCCATAAAAGATATTGATGCACAACGCGATACGCTGAATCAGAGACTTGCAGACACCGAAAAGCGGATACGTGCACAATATACCGCACTGGACACAACCATTGCCAGCATGACACAGACCAGTAACTTCTTGCAGCAGCAATTATCCAACTTACCCAGCACAAGCTCATAA
- a CDS encoding flagellar protein FlaG → MSINQLNGTGTLPLLSTTTSTVQKTSVPNTDNAPSPASPARSKVGNKPESEEQIKQAVQKIQGAVDNLAHNLRFSIDEDTGKTIIKVMDVHTEEVIRQIPTEEAVQLARTLDKVQGLLFNDKA, encoded by the coding sequence ATGAGCATCAATCAATTAAATGGAACAGGCACACTTCCGTTGCTTTCGACAACAACGTCGACTGTTCAGAAAACATCCGTGCCTAATACAGATAATGCCCCATCACCTGCTTCACCTGCCCGATCTAAAGTTGGCAATAAGCCAGAATCAGAAGAACAAATCAAACAAGCAGTTCAGAAAATCCAGGGTGCAGTTGATAATCTGGCACACAATTTGCGTTTCTCAATTGATGAAGATACTGGCAAAACGATCATTAAAGTAATGGATGTTCATACTGAAGAAGTCATCCGGCAGATTCCAACAGAAGAAGCTGTTCAGTTAGCTCGTACGTTGGATAAAGTACAAGGGCTGTTATTTAACGATAAAGCATAA
- a CDS encoding histidine kinase, protein MVNEEKLKILMVEHSAEDADRVLQILLQGGFQTECLCVSTAAALHDALLIRDWDVILSDYDLPQLNAQEVLQAIRTQYLDIPLIIVSSHVGEEAAEHIMALGAYDFMMKENLARLMPAIRRSLHEVGNYQRFITAQTALQKSEALFQAITSNLPGVVFQFLLSVNKKTSFPYVSDASETLLGLSPQKLMDKPELFPELILPDDRKSYHQLMITSAEQLATWNWEGCIQVKGDSDIKWISLRATPRRMPDGTTLWDGIMINITRNKLAEREIVRSREQLAELSSYLQKVKEQERARIAREIHDDIGGTLTAIKCELFPCMDTTARKPEFYQQKSKSIESLVDRVIDSTRRISLDLRPGILDCGIIAAVQWQAKEFSDRTGIVCKVSCINDEIALDSDLAIAVFRVFQETLTNISKHANASRVQVKLVELEGLILLEVIDNGCGITDIDMEKQASFGIRGMRERCQQLKGNFHISGDAEKGTKVTILIPMSNLEYQSGHIDRLEGEFGETQQSEPMKKKKKVSRL, encoded by the coding sequence ATGGTCAATGAAGAGAAATTAAAAATATTAATGGTCGAACATTCTGCAGAGGATGCAGATCGGGTGCTGCAAATACTTTTACAGGGCGGTTTCCAGACTGAATGTTTGTGCGTTAGCACTGCTGCTGCTTTGCACGATGCCCTTTTGATCCGGGACTGGGATGTGATTTTGTCCGATTATGATTTGCCGCAGCTAAATGCGCAGGAGGTGCTGCAAGCCATAAGAACCCAATACCTTGATATACCTTTGATAATTGTATCCAGTCATGTTGGTGAAGAAGCGGCAGAGCATATCATGGCTCTAGGAGCTTATGATTTCATGATGAAGGAAAATCTTGCCAGACTGATGCCAGCAATAAGGCGTAGCTTGCATGAAGTAGGAAACTACCAGCGTTTTATTACTGCACAGACTGCCTTGCAAAAGAGCGAAGCACTTTTTCAAGCGATTACATCTAATCTTCCCGGGGTGGTTTTTCAGTTTCTGCTATCAGTCAATAAAAAAACTAGCTTTCCTTATGTCAGTGATGCCAGTGAAACACTACTGGGGCTGTCACCCCAGAAGCTGATGGATAAACCCGAACTATTTCCAGAGTTGATTTTGCCGGATGATAGAAAGTCTTATCATCAATTGATGATAACCTCTGCGGAACAACTTGCGACCTGGAACTGGGAAGGGTGTATTCAAGTAAAAGGTGATAGTGATATCAAATGGATCAGTTTGCGTGCAACACCCAGGAGAATGCCGGATGGCACGACGTTATGGGATGGCATCATGATCAATATTACTCGAAACAAACTGGCTGAACGAGAGATTGTACGTTCCCGGGAACAGTTGGCAGAATTATCCTCTTATTTGCAAAAAGTCAAAGAGCAGGAGCGCGCCAGAATTGCACGAGAAATTCATGATGATATCGGAGGAACATTAACTGCTATTAAATGTGAGTTGTTTCCATGTATGGACACAACGGCAAGGAAGCCGGAATTTTATCAGCAAAAATCGAAATCTATAGAATCTTTAGTGGACCGCGTGATTGACAGCACACGCCGGATTTCTCTGGATTTGCGGCCGGGTATTCTGGATTGCGGTATCATTGCGGCGGTTCAATGGCAGGCAAAAGAATTTAGTGATCGTACAGGTATTGTTTGTAAAGTATCATGCATAAACGATGAAATAGCTTTAGATTCTGATTTGGCGATAGCGGTTTTCCGTGTTTTTCAGGAAACACTAACAAATATTTCCAAGCATGCTAATGCATCCCGTGTTCAGGTAAAGCTCGTGGAGCTAGAAGGACTGATTCTTTTGGAAGTAATTGATAATGGCTGTGGTATTACCGATATCGATATGGAAAAACAGGCTTCTTTTGGGATTCGAGGGATGCGTGAGCGTTGCCAACAATTGAAGGGAAATTTCCATATTTCGGGGGATGCGGAGAAAGGTACAAAAGTGACTATTCTGATACCTATGAGTAATCTGGAGTATCAATCCGGGCATATAGATAGGCTGGAAGGTGAGTTTGGAGAAACCCAGCAGTCTGAGCCTATGAAGAAAAAAAAGAAGGTTTCTCGGCTCTGA